The following are encoded together in the Rhizobium brockwellii genome:
- a CDS encoding glycerol-3-phosphate dehydrogenase, giving the protein MTELELLDLFVIGGGINGAGIARDAAGRGLKVVLCEKDDLAQGTSSRSGKLVHGGLRYLEYYEFRLVREALIEREVLLNAAPHIIWPMRFVLPHSPEDRPAWLVRLGLFLYDHLGGRKKLPGTRTLNLLRDPEGTPILDQYTRGFEYSDCWVDDARLVTLNAVSAAENGALVLTRSPAVSARRENGGWTVVTKSNATGETRTFRAKCLVNCAGPWVMDIINRVAGSNSGRNVRLVKGSHIIVPKFWAGANAYLVQNHDKRVIFINPYEGDKALIGTTDIAYEGRAEDVAADETEIEYLLKAVNRYFKEKLRRQDVLHSFSGVRPLFDDGKGNPSAVTRDYVFDLDESGGAPLLNVFGGKITTFRELAERGMQRLKHIFPNMGGDWTEKAPLPGGEIPNADYESFANSLRDIYPWMPRKLVHHYGRLYGARARNVVAGATGLEALGRHFGGQLYEAEARYLVATEWAETADDILYRRTKHYLHLNEAERAVFGEWFASTRLAAA; this is encoded by the coding sequence ATGACTGAACTCGAACTCCTGGATCTCTTCGTCATCGGCGGAGGCATCAACGGCGCGGGGATAGCACGCGATGCTGCCGGCCGCGGCCTGAAGGTCGTGCTGTGCGAAAAGGACGATCTGGCCCAGGGAACCTCGTCGCGCTCGGGCAAGCTGGTGCATGGCGGCCTGCGTTACCTCGAATATTACGAATTCCGCTTGGTACGTGAGGCGCTGATCGAGCGTGAAGTGCTGCTCAATGCCGCGCCGCATATCATCTGGCCGATGCGCTTCGTCCTGCCGCACAGCCCTGAGGATCGCCCCGCATGGCTCGTGCGGCTCGGCCTTTTCCTCTACGATCATCTCGGCGGCCGCAAGAAGTTGCCTGGGACGCGCACGCTCAACCTGCTCCGCGACCCGGAAGGCACGCCGATCCTCGATCAATACACACGCGGCTTTGAATATTCCGATTGCTGGGTCGACGACGCCCGCCTCGTGACCTTGAATGCGGTCAGCGCAGCGGAAAACGGCGCTCTGGTACTGACCCGCTCGCCGGCCGTGTCGGCCCGTCGCGAGAATGGCGGTTGGACCGTGGTCACCAAAAGCAACGCCACGGGAGAGACGCGAACCTTCCGTGCCAAATGTCTAGTGAACTGCGCCGGCCCCTGGGTGATGGACATCATCAATCGCGTCGCTGGTTCGAACTCCGGCCGCAACGTCCGCCTCGTCAAGGGCAGCCACATCATCGTGCCGAAGTTCTGGGCGGGCGCCAATGCCTATCTGGTGCAGAACCACGACAAACGCGTCATTTTCATCAATCCCTACGAGGGCGACAAGGCGCTGATTGGGACGACCGATATCGCGTACGAAGGCCGGGCCGAGGATGTTGCCGCCGACGAGACGGAGATCGAGTATCTGCTCAAGGCGGTCAATCGCTACTTCAAGGAAAAGCTGCGTCGGCAGGATGTGCTGCACAGCTTCTCCGGCGTGCGTCCGCTGTTTGACGATGGGAAGGGTAATCCGTCCGCCGTTACCCGCGACTATGTCTTCGATCTCGACGAGTCAGGCGGCGCTCCGCTGCTCAACGTCTTCGGCGGCAAGATCACCACATTTCGCGAGCTCGCCGAACGCGGCATGCAGCGCCTGAAGCACATCTTCCCGAACATGGGAGGCGACTGGACGGAGAAAGCGCCGCTGCCCGGCGGCGAAATTCCGAATGCCGATTACGAGAGCTTTGCCAATAGCCTGCGCGATATCTATCCCTGGATGCCGCGCAAGCTCGTGCATCACTACGGCCGTCTCTATGGCGCCCGCGCCAGGAATGTGGTTGCCGGCGCGACGGGCTTAGAAGCGCTCGGGCGGCATTTCGGCGGACAGCTCTACGAGGCCGAGGCCCGCTATCTCGTCGCCACGGAATGGGCCGAAACGGCCGACGACATCCTCTATCGCCGCACCAAACACTATCTCCATCTGAACGAAGCGGAGCGCGCGGTCTTTGGCGAGTGGTTTGCTTCCACCCGCCTTGCCGCCGCCTGA
- a CDS encoding DUF2291 domain-containing protein, protein MSTSPDHAASKPSSGNRGLLVSAALAVVVVAAIAFDTTVVKIGSENDVRQQAFSPETFGAEQFPKIKANVEERAVAAADLAAAIAADKKAAAEKYGTATSTGPVIPVTLTGVFGARKSNTNEMKIDGLPPETVVRVQTGPAVNGTDLRDATGTIEFGQFTNQIQYQDAGSAINNEMKKAVFAGLDADALDGKQATVVGVFKLINPKNWLVTPVKVELK, encoded by the coding sequence ATGAGTACCTCGCCCGATCATGCAGCATCAAAGCCGAGCAGCGGCAATCGCGGGCTCCTTGTCAGCGCGGCGTTGGCGGTGGTCGTCGTTGCAGCGATCGCGTTCGATACGACGGTCGTCAAGATCGGTTCCGAAAACGATGTCCGCCAGCAGGCATTCTCTCCAGAAACCTTCGGCGCCGAGCAGTTCCCGAAGATCAAGGCAAATGTCGAGGAGCGGGCCGTTGCGGCCGCCGATCTCGCGGCCGCCATTGCCGCCGACAAGAAGGCGGCGGCCGAGAAATACGGCACTGCGACGAGCACCGGACCGGTCATTCCCGTCACGCTGACGGGCGTTTTCGGCGCCCGCAAGTCGAACACCAACGAAATGAAGATCGATGGGTTGCCTCCCGAGACGGTGGTCCGTGTCCAGACCGGCCCTGCGGTCAACGGCACGGACCTCCGCGATGCAACCGGCACCATCGAATTCGGCCAGTTTACCAACCAGATCCAGTATCAGGATGCCGGCTCGGCCATCAATAACGAGATGAAGAAGGCGGTTTTCGCAGGCCTGGATGCTGACGCCCTGGACGGAAAGCAGGCGACCGTGGTCGGCGTCTTCAAGCTCATCAACCCGAAGAACTGGCTCGTCACGCCGGTGAAGGTCGAGCTCAAATGA
- a CDS encoding sugar phosphate isomerase/epimerase family protein, with translation MPLTLSLNTNPLVNRFADPDDLIDTVARDLRIRDLQLTHEFINPSWQAPIIRRLTRTMSAALKRTGVRVTSGMTGPYGRLNHFGHPDADVRRYYIDWFKTFADITADLGGHSVGTQFAIFTYKDFDDPARREELIKIAIDCWADVAEHARAAGLSYMFWEPMSIGREFGETIGACLSLQERLTSAGMAIPMWMMADIDHGDITSANPDDYDPYAWARAVPPVSPIMHIKQSLMDKGGHRPFTAEFNAKGRIQPAPLLQALAEGGAKDNEICLELSFKEREPNDRQVIPQIAESVAFWAPHIDTGVADLNI, from the coding sequence ATGCCGCTGACCCTTTCGCTCAATACCAATCCGCTGGTGAATCGCTTCGCCGACCCAGACGACCTCATCGACACGGTGGCGCGTGATTTGCGGATCCGCGACCTCCAGCTTACCCACGAATTCATCAATCCGAGCTGGCAGGCGCCGATCATCCGCCGCCTGACGCGCACGATGAGCGCTGCGCTGAAGCGCACGGGGGTACGGGTCACCTCGGGCATGACCGGCCCCTATGGGCGTCTCAACCATTTCGGACATCCGGATGCCGATGTGCGCCGCTACTACATCGATTGGTTTAAGACCTTTGCCGACATCACCGCCGATCTCGGCGGCCACTCTGTCGGCACGCAATTTGCGATCTTCACCTATAAGGACTTCGACGATCCGGCCAGACGCGAGGAACTGATCAAGATCGCCATCGATTGTTGGGCTGATGTCGCCGAGCACGCGCGCGCCGCAGGCCTCTCCTACATGTTCTGGGAGCCGATGAGCATCGGCCGCGAGTTCGGCGAGACGATCGGCGCTTGCCTGTCGCTGCAGGAGCGGCTGACATCGGCCGGCATGGCCATTCCGATGTGGATGATGGCGGATATCGATCATGGCGACATCACCTCCGCCAATCCCGACGACTACGACCCCTATGCCTGGGCGCGCGCCGTCCCGCCGGTGTCGCCGATCATGCACATCAAGCAGAGCCTGATGGACAAGGGCGGGCACCGGCCCTTTACCGCCGAATTCAACGCTAAGGGCCGCATCCAGCCGGCACCTCTGTTGCAGGCGCTGGCCGAAGGTGGAGCAAAGGACAATGAGATCTGCCTGGAACTCTCCTTCAAGGAACGCGAGCCGAACGATCGCCAGGTCATCCCGCAGATTGCCGAAAGCGTCGCCTTCTGGGCGCCGCATATCGACACCGGCGTCGCCGACTTGAACATCTGA
- a CDS encoding FGGY-family carbohydrate kinase, whose protein sequence is MTSTQKIIIGIDAGTSVIKAVAFDLSGRQIATASVRNRYTTGDDGSATQSLDQTWLDCASALRGLGENVPDLASRTAAIAVTGQGDGTWLVGRGNRPVADAWLWLDARAAPTVTSLAGGTQNRARFEATGTGLNTCQQGAQLAHMDRFTPDLLDRAETALHCKDWLYLNLTGVRATDPSEASFTFGNFRTRQYDAVVIDALGLDHRRRLLPEIIDGSEISHPLASEAAKACGLLAGTPVCLGYVDMVMTALGAGVRSGARNAACSTIGSTGVHLRAKSVADVQFNREGTGYVIALPIPGIVTQVQTNMGATINIDWILDVAAYLMAEAGKPASHADLIARIDGWFAESRPGSVLYHPYISEAGERGPFVNANARAGFTGLSMRHGFPDLLRSVVEGLGLATRDCYAAMGAMPEELRVTGGATRSIALRRSLSAAVNAPIRQSRREETGAAGVAMMAAVAVGVYSSMDDCIADWVTPLLGDPETTDASEAHRFDRLFSAYTDVRQAMAPAWDKLAEAATTSPLGA, encoded by the coding sequence ATGACATCGACCCAGAAGATCATCATTGGCATAGATGCCGGCACCTCGGTCATCAAGGCCGTCGCCTTCGATCTGTCCGGACGCCAGATTGCCACGGCCTCCGTTCGCAACAGATACACCACCGGAGACGATGGCTCGGCAACGCAGTCGCTCGATCAGACCTGGCTCGATTGCGCCAGTGCGTTGCGTGGTCTCGGCGAAAATGTCCCTGATCTTGCGTCACGCACCGCAGCCATCGCCGTCACCGGACAGGGCGACGGCACATGGCTCGTCGGCCGCGGCAATAGGCCGGTTGCCGATGCCTGGCTGTGGCTCGACGCGCGCGCCGCGCCGACAGTCACGTCGCTTGCCGGCGGAACCCAGAACCGTGCCCGCTTCGAAGCAACCGGCACCGGCCTCAACACTTGCCAGCAGGGCGCGCAGCTTGCCCATATGGACCGCTTCACGCCGGATCTTCTCGATCGGGCGGAGACGGCGCTGCACTGCAAGGACTGGCTCTATCTCAACCTCACAGGCGTGCGGGCAACCGATCCATCGGAGGCGAGTTTCACCTTCGGCAATTTCAGGACGCGCCAGTATGATGCCGTCGTGATCGACGCGCTCGGCCTTGACCACAGACGCAGGCTCCTGCCCGAAATCATCGACGGCAGCGAGATCAGCCACCCGCTGGCATCGGAGGCGGCGAAGGCCTGCGGGCTTCTTGCCGGAACGCCGGTCTGTCTCGGCTATGTCGACATGGTGATGACGGCGCTTGGTGCAGGCGTGCGCAGCGGCGCTCGCAACGCCGCCTGCTCGACGATCGGCTCGACCGGCGTGCACTTGCGCGCCAAGTCCGTTGCCGACGTTCAGTTCAATCGTGAGGGCACCGGCTATGTGATCGCCCTGCCCATCCCCGGCATCGTCACTCAGGTCCAGACGAATATGGGCGCCACGATCAACATCGACTGGATCCTCGACGTCGCCGCCTATCTGATGGCCGAGGCCGGCAAGCCTGCTTCGCATGCAGACCTCATTGCGCGCATCGACGGCTGGTTTGCAGAAAGCCGACCGGGGTCGGTACTTTACCATCCCTATATTTCCGAAGCGGGCGAACGTGGGCCTTTCGTCAACGCCAATGCGCGCGCGGGCTTCACCGGGCTTTCGATGCGTCACGGCTTCCCCGACTTGCTGCGCAGCGTGGTCGAAGGGTTAGGGCTTGCCACGCGCGACTGCTACGCGGCGATGGGTGCGATGCCCGAAGAGCTGCGGGTCACGGGTGGGGCAACACGCTCCATCGCTCTTCGCCGTTCACTCTCGGCCGCCGTTAACGCACCGATCCGCCAGTCGCGCCGCGAAGAGACGGGGGCGGCCGGCGTGGCGATGATGGCCGCGGTGGCTGTCGGCGTCTATTCCAGCATGGACGATTGCATAGCCGACTGGGTGACGCCGCTGCTCGGCGATCCGGAGACAACGGACGCCAGCGAGGCCCATCGGTTCGACCGGCTCTTTTCCGCCTATACCGATGTGCGCCAGGCAATGGCGCCCGCCTGGGATAAGCTTGCCGAAGCCGCGACGACGTCGCCGCTGGGCGCGTAA
- a CDS encoding sugar ABC transporter ATP-binding protein, producing the protein MSQPQRSNGAKGEVVLAARNIAKSYGSVHALKGVNFDIHRGQVTTLFGENGAGKSTLMKILSGVAQPSSGEIILDGSPISFSSSTHARECGISIIHQELSLAPNLSVRDNIFMGREIIKGGVVDFAEEERQTRALMEELEEDIDPLTRVEDLRLGQQQIVEIARALSVNSRILIMDEPTSALSATEVEVLFKVIHDLTSRGVSIVYISHHLEEALQITNHAVVLRDGNMTAYAERKDIDLEWIVRNMVGENFDLGSPPQGHPFGDVSLSIENLSVPGPSGAAYNAVDRLSLKVRAGEIVCIYGLMGAGRTELLECIAGRLRASGGQVLLEGQDVSGLSIARRIASGLVLVPEDRQRDGLVQTMTVGSNLSLASIRAFTKGLFTSGHRERDLVNDAIRRVHVKTDGGAASIGSLSGGNQQKVVIGKMLATQPKVILLDEPSRGIDIGAKAEVFKLLAERAKQGLAVIYSTSEVNECLSIAHRIIVMHRGRISAEFGSDVTKEKIMAASGEAVIAH; encoded by the coding sequence ATGAGCCAGCCGCAACGCAGCAACGGGGCGAAAGGCGAGGTCGTTCTCGCTGCCCGCAACATCGCAAAATCCTACGGCAGCGTTCACGCCCTCAAGGGAGTGAACTTCGACATCCATCGCGGCCAGGTCACAACGCTGTTCGGAGAGAACGGCGCGGGCAAGTCGACCTTGATGAAGATCCTTTCGGGTGTGGCGCAGCCAAGCTCCGGCGAGATCATTCTCGACGGCTCGCCGATCAGCTTTAGCTCGTCGACCCATGCGCGCGAGTGCGGCATCTCGATCATTCACCAGGAGCTCAGTCTCGCCCCCAATCTCAGTGTTCGTGACAATATTTTCATGGGCCGGGAGATCATCAAGGGCGGTGTCGTCGACTTCGCTGAAGAGGAGCGTCAGACCCGGGCGCTCATGGAAGAGCTCGAGGAAGACATCGATCCGCTGACGCGCGTCGAGGATCTTCGCCTCGGCCAGCAGCAGATCGTCGAGATTGCACGAGCCCTCTCCGTCAATTCCCGCATCCTGATCATGGACGAGCCGACCTCGGCGCTGAGTGCGACGGAAGTGGAAGTGCTCTTCAAGGTCATCCACGACCTGACGAGCCGCGGCGTGTCGATCGTCTACATCTCGCATCATCTGGAAGAGGCGCTGCAGATCACCAATCACGCCGTCGTTCTGCGCGACGGAAACATGACGGCCTATGCCGAGCGCAAGGATATCGATCTCGAATGGATCGTCCGCAACATGGTCGGCGAGAACTTCGACCTTGGCAGCCCGCCGCAAGGTCACCCGTTCGGTGACGTCTCGCTTTCCATCGAAAACCTCAGTGTCCCCGGCCCCTCCGGCGCTGCCTATAATGCAGTCGATCGTCTGTCTCTCAAGGTGCGTGCCGGTGAGATCGTCTGCATCTACGGGCTGATGGGCGCCGGGCGCACGGAATTGCTCGAATGCATTGCCGGACGTTTGCGCGCAAGTGGCGGACAAGTTCTGCTCGAAGGACAGGACGTCAGTGGGCTCAGCATCGCCAGGCGCATTGCCAGCGGTCTCGTGCTTGTTCCCGAAGATCGCCAGCGAGACGGCCTCGTCCAGACGATGACGGTCGGTTCCAATCTGTCGCTTGCGAGTATCCGCGCCTTCACCAAAGGGCTTTTCACCTCCGGCCATCGGGAGCGCGATCTCGTCAATGACGCGATCCGGCGGGTGCATGTGAAAACCGATGGCGGTGCGGCTTCGATCGGCTCGCTCTCCGGCGGCAACCAGCAGAAAGTCGTCATCGGCAAGATGCTGGCAACCCAGCCGAAGGTCATCTTGCTCGATGAGCCAAGCCGCGGCATCGACATCGGCGCCAAGGCGGAAGTTTTCAAATTGCTCGCGGAGCGCGCCAAGCAGGGATTGGCGGTCATCTATTCGACGTCCGAAGTCAATGAATGCCTGAGTATCGCACACCGCATCATCGTCATGCACCGTGGCAGGATATCGGCCGAGTTCGGCTCGGATGTCACCAAGGAAAAGATCATGGCCGCCTCCGGCGAAGCCGTGATCGCGCACTAG
- a CDS encoding sugar-binding transcriptional regulator: protein MTDADDTLAVRAAWLHYAGGLTQSDVARRLGVPSVKAHRLIARAVADGVVKVTIDGDIVECVELEMRLSERFGLQYCEVAPDLGEEGLPLRALGHAGAGYLKREIERGDNTVIGLGHGRTLSAAVQYMPRVSAKNLRFVSLLGGLTRNYGANPYDVMHRIAEKTGAHAYVMPVPFFANTGEDREVLKAQRAVKEVFDLANNADLKLVGLGTVDAEAQLVLSGMVEPGEIDDIAAAGGVGEILGHFFDADGHILDTALTARTLSASFPKTKKERLVALAGGQSKVPAIQAILNSRRLFGLITDERTAQALLK, encoded by the coding sequence ATGACGGACGCCGATGATACGCTTGCCGTGCGTGCTGCCTGGCTTCACTATGCCGGTGGTCTGACGCAGTCCGACGTTGCGCGCCGCCTCGGCGTGCCGTCGGTGAAGGCCCATCGCCTGATCGCAAGAGCGGTTGCCGATGGCGTGGTCAAAGTCACCATCGACGGGGATATCGTCGAATGCGTCGAGCTGGAGATGCGGCTTTCGGAACGGTTTGGGCTTCAATATTGCGAGGTCGCACCCGATCTCGGCGAGGAAGGCTTGCCGCTGCGCGCACTCGGCCATGCCGGCGCCGGTTATCTCAAGCGCGAGATCGAGCGCGGCGACAATACGGTCATCGGCCTTGGTCATGGCCGCACGCTTTCCGCCGCCGTCCAATATATGCCGAGGGTGAGCGCGAAGAACCTGCGTTTCGTCTCCTTGCTTGGGGGGCTGACACGAAACTACGGCGCCAATCCCTATGACGTGATGCATCGCATCGCCGAAAAGACCGGCGCCCATGCCTATGTCATGCCGGTTCCCTTTTTCGCCAATACCGGCGAGGACCGCGAAGTGCTGAAGGCGCAACGTGCCGTCAAGGAGGTCTTCGACCTTGCCAACAATGCCGATCTGAAGCTCGTCGGCCTGGGAACTGTCGATGCCGAGGCGCAGCTCGTCTTGTCCGGCATGGTTGAACCCGGTGAAATCGACGACATTGCCGCGGCAGGCGGCGTCGGCGAAATCCTCGGACATTTTTTCGACGCCGATGGCCATATCCTTGACACCGCGCTGACGGCGCGCACGCTCTCCGCGTCTTTTCCCAAGACCAAGAAAGAGCGGCTCGTGGCGCTGGCGGGCGGACAGTCGAAAGTGCCGGCCATCCAGGCAATTCTGAATAGTCGGCGTCTTTTCGGGCTGATCACCGACGAGCGAACCGCGCAGGCATTATTGAAGTAG